From a region of the Agrobacterium tumefaciens genome:
- the yajC gene encoding preprotein translocase subunit YajC — translation MFISQAFAQDAAGGTSALGSGLEMLFLFAPLMVVWYFFLIRPQRAQMKKRQETLSSVRRGDQVVLGGGIVGKVTKVIDDNELEVEIAEGVKIRAARAYIAEVRVKGEVVKTEAAS, via the coding sequence ATGTTCATTAGTCAAGCTTTTGCGCAGGATGCAGCAGGCGGTACGTCTGCACTCGGCTCCGGCCTTGAGATGCTTTTCCTGTTTGCACCGCTTATGGTGGTCTGGTACTTTTTCCTGATCCGCCCGCAGCGCGCGCAGATGAAAAAGCGTCAGGAAACCCTGTCTTCTGTTCGCCGTGGTGATCAGGTCGTTCTGGGTGGCGGCATCGTCGGCAAGGTGACGAAAGTTATCGACGACAATGAACTCGAAGTTGAAATCGCCGAAGGCGTGAAGATCCGTGCCGCACGCGCTTACATTGCTGAAGTGCGCGTCAAGGGCGAAGTGGTCAAGACGGAAGCCGCTTCCTGA
- a CDS encoding ATP-binding protein, with product MIQEETASLLLAELRRLATAVERLAGPAPAVNDWNAADCFVWVPANSWLQPVARPNRIALKLIRGVDHVRDILHENTLRFAEGFAANNVLLWGARGMGKSSLVKAVHEDVRAASGVSLKLVEVHREDIHTLPALLDILKSSSQRVIVFCDDLSFDHDDTAYKSLKAALDGGIEGRPDNVLFYATSNRRHLLPRHMMENEQSTAINPSEAVEEKVSLSDRFGLWLGFHKCGQDDYLTMIDSYAAHFDLGLDKQTLHHEALEWATTRGGRSGRVAWQYIQDAAGRLRKPLDR from the coding sequence ATGATTCAGGAAGAAACCGCGTCCCTTCTTCTTGCAGAACTGCGCAGACTGGCCACCGCCGTAGAACGCCTTGCCGGCCCCGCCCCGGCCGTAAATGACTGGAATGCTGCCGACTGCTTCGTCTGGGTGCCTGCCAATTCCTGGCTGCAGCCGGTTGCACGCCCCAACCGCATCGCGCTGAAACTCATCCGCGGTGTAGACCATGTGCGCGACATCCTGCATGAAAACACGCTGCGTTTTGCCGAGGGTTTTGCCGCCAACAACGTGCTGCTCTGGGGCGCACGCGGCATGGGCAAGTCCTCGCTGGTCAAAGCCGTTCACGAAGATGTGCGTGCCGCAAGCGGCGTATCGCTGAAGCTGGTGGAAGTTCACCGCGAGGATATCCATACCCTGCCCGCCCTCCTCGACATCCTCAAATCGTCCTCGCAGCGCGTCATCGTCTTCTGTGACGACCTGTCCTTCGACCACGACGATACCGCCTACAAGTCGCTGAAGGCAGCGCTCGACGGCGGCATCGAGGGTCGGCCGGACAATGTACTGTTCTACGCAACCTCCAACCGCCGCCACCTCTTGCCGCGCCACATGATGGAAAACGAGCAGTCGACCGCTATCAACCCATCCGAGGCCGTCGAGGAAAAGGTGTCGCTGTCGGACCGTTTCGGCCTCTGGCTCGGCTTCCACAAATGCGGCCAGGACGATTACCTGACAATGATCGACAGCTACGCTGCGCATTTCGATCTGGGTCTCGACAAGCAGACGCTGCATCACGAAGCGCTGGAATGGGCAACGACGCGTGGCGGACGCTCCGGTCGCGTCGCCTGGCAATATATTCAGGATGCCGCCGGCCGCCTGCGCAAGCCGCTCGACAGATAA
- a CDS encoding DUF3126 family protein: MKADEIKKLDAYFKRTFNPEMVVKARPRKDDSAEVYLGDEFLGVVYIDDEDGDRSYNFSMAILDVDL, from the coding sequence GTGAAAGCCGACGAAATCAAAAAGCTCGACGCCTATTTCAAGCGCACCTTCAACCCCGAAATGGTGGTCAAGGCCCGTCCGCGCAAGGACGATTCCGCTGAAGTCTATCTCGGCGACGAGTTCCTGGGCGTTGTCTACATCGACGACGAAGACGGCGACCGTTCCTACAACTTCTCCATGGCGATCCTCGACGTGGATCTCTGA
- the cysE gene encoding serine O-acetyltransferase — MVARTEARQQDQLAIVDPIWGSLLHEARTAAAQDPLLSAFLYSTILNHRSLEECVIYRICELLDHPDMQAVLLRQTFQDMLEDWPEWGSVLRVDIQAVYDRDPACTRFMEPLLYFKGFHAIQTHRLAHWLLQKGRRDFAFYLQSRSSSIFQTDINPAARIGKGIFLDHATGLVVGETAVIGDNVSILHGVTLGGTGKEGADRHPKIGNGVMIGAGAKILGNIEIGSCSRIAAGSVVLKHVPPKTTVAGVPARVVGEAGCSEPSRLMDQVIGADI, encoded by the coding sequence ATGGTCGCACGTACCGAGGCCCGTCAGCAGGATCAACTGGCGATCGTCGACCCGATCTGGGGAAGTCTGCTGCACGAGGCGCGCACCGCTGCTGCGCAAGATCCGCTGCTGTCGGCATTCCTGTATTCGACCATCCTCAATCATCGTTCGCTGGAAGAGTGCGTGATCTACCGGATCTGCGAACTCCTAGACCATCCCGACATGCAGGCCGTTCTTCTGCGCCAGACGTTCCAGGACATGCTGGAAGACTGGCCGGAATGGGGCAGTGTGCTGCGCGTCGATATCCAGGCCGTCTACGACCGTGACCCGGCCTGCACGCGGTTCATGGAGCCGCTTCTGTATTTCAAGGGTTTCCACGCCATCCAGACGCACCGCCTCGCGCACTGGCTGCTGCAGAAGGGCCGCAGGGACTTTGCGTTCTATCTGCAAAGTCGTTCGTCCTCGATTTTCCAGACGGACATCAACCCGGCTGCGCGGATCGGCAAGGGGATCTTCCTCGATCATGCGACCGGGCTTGTCGTAGGGGAAACCGCCGTCATCGGCGACAACGTCTCCATTCTGCATGGTGTGACGCTGGGCGGTACGGGCAAGGAAGGCGCCGACCGCCATCCGAAGATCGGCAATGGCGTGATGATCGGCGCAGGCGCCAAGATTCTCGGCAATATCGAGATCGGCAGCTGCTCGCGCATTGCCGCAGGCTCCGTCGTTCTGAAGCATGTGCCGCCCAAGACCACCGTGGCGGGTGTTCCAGCGCGCGTGGTAGGAGAGGCTGGGTGTTCGGAGCCCTCACGCCTGATGGATCAGGTCATCGGTGCCGATATCTGA
- a CDS encoding alpha/beta hydrolase, with product MNLNTPQFSDFSHDGLRLAYFDEGDPAGEPVLLIHGFASSANVNWVHPGWLKTLGEAGYRVIAIDNRGHGASDKPHDTEAYYPSVMAGDAVALLNHLGIPEAHIMGYSMGARISAFLTLAHPERVRSLVFGGLGIGMVDGVGDWDPIAEALLAPSLDVVTHERGRMFRAFADQTKSDRLALAACIETSRVLVSREDMGKIDVPTLIGVGTKDDIAGSGEELAALMPHARAIDIPGRDHMLAVGDRVFKAAVLEFYASL from the coding sequence ATGAATCTCAACACGCCGCAGTTTTCCGATTTTTCTCACGATGGCCTGCGTCTGGCCTATTTCGATGAGGGTGATCCTGCTGGCGAGCCGGTTTTGCTCATTCATGGCTTTGCCTCCAGCGCCAACGTCAACTGGGTTCATCCCGGATGGCTGAAGACGCTGGGAGAGGCGGGATACCGGGTGATCGCCATCGACAATCGCGGCCATGGCGCAAGCGACAAACCGCATGACACGGAGGCTTATTATCCATCCGTCATGGCTGGCGATGCCGTGGCGCTGCTCAATCATCTGGGAATTCCGGAAGCGCATATCATGGGATATTCCATGGGCGCCCGTATCTCCGCCTTTCTGACACTCGCGCATCCGGAACGGGTGCGGTCTCTGGTATTCGGCGGGCTCGGCATCGGCATGGTCGATGGCGTCGGCGACTGGGACCCTATTGCCGAGGCGCTGCTTGCGCCGTCGCTCGATGTGGTGACGCATGAGCGTGGCCGCATGTTCCGGGCGTTTGCCGATCAGACGAAAAGCGACCGGCTGGCGCTGGCTGCGTGTATCGAGACCTCGCGTGTTCTCGTCAGCCGCGAAGACATGGGCAAAATCGACGTTCCGACCTTGATCGGCGTCGGCACCAAGGACGATATTGCCGGTTCGGGTGAAGAACTTGCCGCCCTTATGCCGCATGCACGTGCCATCGACATTCCCGGCCGCGATCATATGCTTGCCGTCGGCGACAGGGTGTTCAAGGCTGCGGTTCTGGAGTTTTACGCCAGTCTCTAA
- a CDS encoding zinc-finger domain-containing protein, translated as MAGHSIPHFQNDGGHRMIEIGVKEFMCTGASVPYDHPHIFIDMGDDNEKVCSYCSTLYRYNPSLKAEQTNPPGCVFHVKAA; from the coding sequence ATGGCCGGGCATTCCATTCCCCACTTCCAGAACGACGGCGGACACCGCATGATCGAGATCGGCGTCAAGGAATTCATGTGCACCGGCGCTTCGGTTCCTTACGATCACCCCCATATTTTCATCGACATGGGCGACGACAACGAAAAAGTCTGTTCGTACTGCTCCACGCTTTACCGCTACAACCCGTCGCTGAAGGCCGAGCAGACCAATCCTCCGGGCTGCGTCTTTCACGTGAAGGCGGCCTGA
- a CDS encoding NAD(P)-binding protein codes for MPVKSVAIVGAGIAGLTAALSFARKGVSCDILEQAPELAEVGAGLQVSPNAARILAELEVLPQLEARWTEPVSIDLASGKSLATLLSLPVGAVARSRWGQPYGVLHRATLQRALHEAVMRNPLCHLHLGKRIENAKAETIAALTFREHDLIVGADGVWSAARFSVPSAPLSTFSGNVAWRFTVNDRDVPSSVNKRAVTAYLGPRGHIVAYPLKEVGGLNIVAIALGPDPGATWRAESSGQHKTMLMQQFRDWNPEIVKLLASAEQPTFWPLYQAGAGHWHNGRDTVLIGDAAHAMMPFAAQGAAMAIEDAFELAGKVTGALSLPQALASFEALRLPRIEKARKRASVNRFAYHARGPFRLGRDFVFATRPTQAFLKDFDWLYGYRAEG; via the coding sequence ATGCCCGTTAAATCCGTTGCTATTGTCGGTGCCGGCATCGCCGGTCTTACCGCTGCGCTTTCTTTTGCCCGCAAGGGCGTGAGCTGCGACATTCTCGAACAGGCGCCCGAACTTGCAGAAGTCGGCGCCGGTCTTCAGGTCTCGCCGAACGCCGCACGCATTCTGGCGGAACTCGAGGTGCTGCCGCAGCTCGAAGCGCGCTGGACCGAGCCGGTCAGCATCGACCTAGCATCCGGCAAGTCGCTTGCCACGCTTCTTTCCCTGCCGGTCGGCGCGGTTGCGCGCTCCCGCTGGGGCCAGCCTTACGGCGTTCTTCACCGCGCCACCCTGCAAAGGGCGCTCCATGAGGCGGTGATGCGCAATCCGCTCTGCCATCTGCATCTTGGCAAGCGTATTGAGAATGCAAAAGCCGAGACCATCGCCGCACTCACCTTTCGCGAACACGACCTGATTGTCGGTGCCGATGGCGTCTGGTCTGCCGCGCGTTTTTCCGTGCCGTCAGCACCCTTGTCGACCTTTTCGGGAAATGTCGCCTGGCGTTTCACCGTCAACGACCGCGACGTGCCGTCTTCCGTCAACAAGCGCGCCGTCACGGCCTATCTCGGCCCGCGCGGCCACATCGTTGCCTATCCTCTGAAAGAGGTCGGTGGCCTCAACATCGTGGCGATTGCGCTTGGCCCGGACCCCGGCGCCACATGGCGGGCAGAATCGAGCGGCCAGCACAAGACGATGCTGATGCAGCAGTTTCGCGACTGGAACCCGGAAATCGTCAAATTGCTTGCCTCTGCAGAGCAGCCGACCTTCTGGCCGCTGTACCAGGCCGGTGCCGGACACTGGCACAATGGCCGCGACACCGTGCTGATCGGCGACGCCGCCCACGCGATGATGCCTTTTGCCGCGCAGGGAGCCGCCATGGCCATCGAGGACGCCTTCGAACTGGCGGGCAAGGTCACGGGTGCCCTGTCCCTGCCGCAGGCGCTGGCCTCCTTCGAGGCCCTGCGTCTGCCTCGCATTGAAAAGGCCCGCAAGCGGGCCTCCGTCAATCGTTTCGCCTATCACGCCCGCGGTCCCTTCCGCCTGGGAAGGGACTTTGTTTTCGCCACGCGCCCGACGCAGGCCTTTCTCAAGGACTTCGACTGGCTCTACGGCTACCGCGCCGAAGGCTGA
- a CDS encoding cystathionine beta-lyase, producing the protein MTKKNDLRAGAGVNTRLAHGGNDPYDCFGFVNPPIVRGSTVLFPDAKTLATEDQKYTYGTHGTPTTDALCNLVNELEGSAGTILVPSGLAAVTVPFLAYLSAGDHALIVDSVYFPTRRFCNVMLRKLGVEIDYYDPSIGAGIEKLIRPNTRLIHTEAPGSNTFEIQDIAAITAVAHKYDCVVTMDNTWATPLYFKPLDFGVDVSIHAATKYPSGHSDVLMGFVSSNEKHWKALYQANANLGICVTSDDAYQILRGLRTMGVRLEHHQKSALDIATWLEGRDDVLRVLHPALPSFPGHDLWKRDFKGASGVFSFVLKAEDGKFKEAAQAFLDALTFFGLGYSWGGYESLAVMVSLADRTVAKGPSEGPVIRLQIGLEDVADLKKDLEIGFAAAAAV; encoded by the coding sequence ATGACCAAGAAAAATGACCTGCGCGCAGGCGCAGGTGTGAATACCCGCCTGGCCCATGGCGGCAACGACCCGTATGACTGCTTCGGTTTCGTCAATCCCCCCATCGTTCGTGGTTCCACGGTCCTTTTTCCCGATGCGAAGACGCTTGCGACGGAAGACCAGAAATACACCTACGGCACGCATGGCACGCCCACGACGGATGCGCTCTGCAATCTGGTCAACGAGCTGGAGGGTTCTGCCGGCACGATTCTCGTGCCATCGGGTCTGGCTGCGGTCACGGTTCCGTTTCTTGCCTACCTCTCGGCCGGCGATCACGCCCTGATCGTGGATTCGGTCTATTTCCCGACACGGCGTTTCTGCAATGTGATGCTGCGCAAGCTCGGTGTGGAGATCGACTATTACGATCCTTCGATCGGTGCAGGCATCGAAAAGCTCATTCGCCCGAACACCAGGCTCATCCACACCGAAGCGCCGGGTTCGAACACCTTCGAAATTCAGGATATCGCGGCGATCACTGCCGTCGCGCATAAATATGACTGTGTCGTCACCATGGATAACACCTGGGCGACGCCGCTTTATTTCAAGCCGCTGGATTTTGGTGTCGACGTGTCGATCCATGCGGCGACGAAATATCCCTCCGGTCATTCCGATGTGTTGATGGGCTTCGTTTCCTCCAACGAGAAGCACTGGAAGGCGCTTTACCAGGCCAATGCCAATCTCGGCATCTGCGTGACGTCCGATGACGCCTACCAGATCCTGCGCGGCCTGCGCACCATGGGCGTGCGGCTGGAGCACCACCAGAAAAGCGCGCTCGACATCGCCACCTGGCTGGAAGGCCGCGACGATGTGCTGCGGGTTCTGCATCCGGCCTTGCCGAGTTTTCCGGGGCACGATCTCTGGAAGCGCGATTTCAAGGGCGCAAGCGGCGTGTTCTCCTTCGTGCTCAAGGCGGAAGACGGAAAGTTCAAGGAGGCGGCGCAGGCCTTCCTCGATGCGCTGACGTTCTTTGGTCTCGGTTATTCCTGGGGCGGTTACGAATCGCTGGCCGTCATGGTGTCGCTGGCCGACCGAACAGTTGCCAAGGGCCCGAGCGAAGGTCCGGTCATCCGTCTGCAGATCGGCCTTGAAGATGTTGCCGATCTCAAGAAGGATCTCGAGATCGGTTTTGCAGCCGCTGCGGCGGTCTGA
- a CDS encoding amino acid ABC transporter substrate-binding protein — protein sequence MKKAILSAAVGAAVLGGASFASAATLDDVKAKGFVQCGVNTGLAGFASPDSAGEWTGFDVDYCRAVASAIFNDPKKVKFTPTTAQSRFTALQSGEIDLLARNTTWTISRDTALGFNFRYVNYYDGQGFMVPKSLNVKSALELSGAAVCVQSGTTTELNLADYFKANNLQYNPVVFEKLEEVNAAYQAGRCDVYTTDQSGLYSIRLSLSNPDDHIVLPEIISKEPLGPAVRQGDDKWFDIVSWAGYALVQAEEFGITKANVDEMKNSTNPDIRRFLGAEADTKIGTDLGLTNDWAYNIIKGVGNYGEVFERNIGTGTPLKIERGLNALWSKGGLQYAPPIR from the coding sequence ATGAAAAAGGCAATTCTGTCAGCCGCTGTTGGCGCTGCGGTTTTGGGGGGAGCGTCATTCGCTTCGGCTGCGACACTGGACGACGTTAAGGCAAAGGGTTTCGTTCAGTGCGGCGTCAACACAGGTCTTGCAGGTTTCGCATCGCCGGATTCGGCTGGTGAATGGACTGGCTTCGACGTCGATTACTGCCGCGCAGTCGCGTCTGCTATCTTCAACGATCCCAAAAAGGTAAAATTCACGCCCACGACCGCACAGAGCCGCTTCACCGCTCTGCAGTCTGGCGAAATCGATCTCCTGGCACGTAACACCACCTGGACGATCAGCCGCGACACCGCGCTCGGCTTCAACTTCCGTTACGTCAACTATTACGACGGCCAGGGCTTCATGGTCCCGAAGAGCCTCAACGTAAAGTCCGCTCTTGAACTGTCCGGCGCAGCCGTCTGCGTTCAGTCCGGTACGACCACCGAACTCAACCTCGCCGACTACTTCAAGGCCAACAACCTGCAGTACAACCCAGTCGTCTTCGAAAAGCTCGAAGAAGTGAACGCCGCCTACCAGGCTGGCCGTTGCGACGTTTACACCACCGACCAGTCGGGCCTGTATTCGATCCGCCTGTCGCTGAGCAACCCGGATGACCATATCGTTCTGCCGGAAATCATCTCCAAGGAGCCGCTTGGCCCGGCCGTCCGCCAGGGCGACGACAAGTGGTTCGACATCGTTTCCTGGGCTGGTTACGCGCTGGTACAGGCTGAAGAGTTCGGCATCACCAAGGCCAACGTCGACGAGATGAAGAACTCGACCAACCCGGACATCCGCCGCTTCCTCGGCGCTGAAGCCGACACCAAGATCGGTACCGACCTCGGCCTGACCAACGACTGGGCCTACAACATCATCAAGGGCGTCGGCAACTACGGCGAAGTCTTTGAGCGCAACATCGGTACGGGCACCCCGCTCAAGATCGAGCGCGGCCTGAACGCTCTGTGGTCGAAGGGCGGTCTGCAATACGCACCGCCGATCCGCTAA
- a CDS encoding amino acid ABC transporter permease, which produces MTDQATIAPSGGRTTRSLIYDPKIRSIAFQILTIVVLVISVWWIGHNVATNLARSNTASGYGFLAGRSGFDIGDTLIEYSSNSTYGRALVVGFLNTLMVAAIGIVTATIIGFIVGIGRLSGNWLIAKLCTVYVEVFRNIPPLLVIFFWYSGVLRALPNVRESLALPFNVFLNNRGLVFPKPIWGENAWMIAVAILVGIIATVGVYKWATKRQMATGQRFPILWTAIALIIGLPLITFLALGAPITFDIPVAGRFNLTGGGTILPEFFALYLALSFYTAAFIAEIIRAGIRGVSKGQTEASTALGVQPGLTTRLVVVPQAMRIIIPPLTSQYLNLTKNSSLGVAIGYPELVSTGGTTMNQTGQAVEIVSIWIVVYLSISLATSLFMNWFNAKMALVER; this is translated from the coding sequence ATGACTGATCAGGCTACAATTGCGCCTTCCGGCGGGCGAACGACCCGCTCATTGATCTACGATCCCAAAATTCGTTCTATCGCCTTCCAGATTCTGACCATCGTTGTTCTGGTGATCTCCGTCTGGTGGATCGGGCACAACGTGGCGACGAACCTCGCACGTTCCAACACCGCGTCCGGTTACGGCTTCCTCGCAGGCCGTTCCGGTTTCGATATCGGCGATACGCTGATCGAATACAGCAGCAACTCCACCTATGGACGAGCACTCGTTGTCGGCTTCCTCAACACCTTGATGGTTGCGGCAATCGGCATCGTCACGGCAACGATCATCGGCTTCATCGTCGGTATCGGCCGCCTTTCCGGCAACTGGCTGATTGCCAAGCTGTGCACCGTCTATGTTGAAGTCTTCCGCAACATCCCACCGTTGCTGGTCATCTTCTTCTGGTATTCGGGCGTCCTCAGAGCGCTGCCGAACGTGCGCGAATCTCTCGCGCTGCCATTCAACGTTTTCCTCAACAACCGCGGCCTGGTGTTTCCCAAGCCCATCTGGGGCGAAAACGCCTGGATGATCGCGGTCGCGATCCTTGTCGGGATCATCGCGACGGTTGGGGTCTACAAATGGGCAACAAAGCGCCAGATGGCGACCGGCCAGCGGTTCCCGATCCTCTGGACCGCCATCGCGCTGATTATCGGACTGCCGCTCATCACCTTCCTGGCGCTCGGCGCACCCATCACGTTCGACATTCCTGTAGCCGGACGTTTCAACCTGACGGGTGGCGGCACGATCCTGCCGGAATTCTTCGCGCTTTACCTGGCACTGTCGTTCTATACGGCGGCCTTCATCGCGGAAATCATCCGTGCCGGTATTCGCGGCGTTTCCAAGGGCCAGACGGAAGCCTCGACGGCTCTCGGCGTCCAGCCGGGCCTGACCACGCGCCTCGTCGTGGTGCCGCAGGCAATGCGCATCATCATTCCGCCGCTGACAAGCCAGTATCTCAACCTCACGAAGAACTCGTCGCTTGGCGTCGCCATCGGTTATCCGGAACTCGTTTCCACCGGCGGCACGACCATGAACCAGACCGGTCAGGCTGTTGAAATAGTCTCGATCTGGATCGTCGTTTATCTCAGCATCAGTCTCGCAACGTCGCTGTTCATGAACTGGTTCAACGCCAAGATGGCTCTGGTGGAGAGATAA
- a CDS encoding amino acid ABC transporter permease yields the protein MDTRNIHFVRSSMLAPEPPPHSEKNIAGWVRSNLLATPKDVILTIIGLLIVFAILPGAINWLFLQASWFGADRTACLSVAQGGVQPDGWSGACWAFVQDRFSQFIFGRYPLDERWRPMLVGILFIALLVPLLIPKLPHKGLNALLLFVIFPVVAFFILHGGFGLERVETPLWGGLMVTLILSFVGIAVSLPLGILLALGRRSNMPVVKMLCVTFIEVVRGVPLITVLFMANVMLPLFLPTGWTIDNFLRALVGVALFASAYMAEVIRGGLQAIPKGQSEGADSLGLGYWQKMRLIILPQAIKLVIPGIVNTFIGLFKDTSLVSIIGMFDLLGIVRLNFTDTTWITPVTPITGLIFAGFIFWIFCFGMSRYSAFMERHLDTGHKR from the coding sequence ATGGACACCAGAAACATTCACTTCGTTCGTTCCAGCATGCTTGCGCCGGAGCCTCCGCCGCACAGCGAAAAGAACATTGCCGGCTGGGTGCGCAGCAACCTCCTGGCAACGCCCAAGGACGTGATCCTGACGATCATCGGTCTGTTGATCGTGTTCGCCATTCTTCCGGGCGCAATCAACTGGCTTTTCCTGCAGGCAAGCTGGTTCGGTGCAGACCGCACCGCCTGCCTCAGCGTTGCACAGGGCGGCGTCCAGCCGGATGGCTGGAGCGGTGCCTGCTGGGCATTCGTACAGGATCGCTTTTCGCAGTTCATCTTCGGTCGTTATCCGCTCGATGAGCGCTGGCGTCCCATGCTGGTCGGCATCCTGTTCATCGCCCTCCTCGTCCCTCTGCTCATCCCCAAGCTGCCGCACAAGGGCCTGAACGCCCTTCTGCTGTTCGTCATCTTCCCGGTCGTTGCCTTCTTCATCCTGCATGGCGGCTTCGGACTGGAACGTGTCGAAACCCCGCTCTGGGGTGGCCTGATGGTGACGTTGATCCTGTCCTTCGTCGGTATCGCGGTATCGCTGCCGCTCGGTATTCTTCTGGCGCTCGGCCGTCGGTCGAACATGCCCGTCGTGAAGATGCTGTGTGTCACCTTTATCGAGGTGGTGCGCGGTGTGCCTCTGATCACGGTTCTGTTCATGGCCAACGTGATGTTGCCGCTCTTCCTGCCGACAGGCTGGACGATCGACAACTTCCTGCGTGCGCTGGTCGGTGTCGCCCTCTTCGCCTCTGCCTATATGGCCGAAGTGATCCGTGGCGGCCTGCAGGCGATCCCCAAGGGGCAGTCCGAAGGCGCCGATTCTCTCGGTCTCGGTTATTGGCAGAAGATGCGTCTGATCATTCTGCCGCAGGCGATCAAGCTGGTCATCCCAGGCATCGTCAACACCTTCATCGGCCTGTTCAAGGATACGTCCCTCGTCTCGATCATCGGTATGTTCGACCTGCTCGGCATCGTCCGCCTGAACTTTACCGACACGACATGGATCACGCCTGTCACGCCCATTACCGGCCTCATCTTCGCCGGTTTCATTTTCTGGATATTCTGCTTCGGCATGTCGCGTTATTCTGCCTTCATGGAACGGCACCTCGACACCGGGCACAAACGATAA
- a CDS encoding amino acid ABC transporter ATP-binding protein → MAETQAKKLAVSATDVAIEIVGMNKWYGDFHVLRDINLKVMRGERIVIAGPSGSGKSTMIRCINRLEEHQSGNIFVDGIELTNDLKKIDEVRREVGMVFQHFNLFPHLTILENCTLAPIWVRKMPKKEAEEVAMHYLKRVKIPEQANKYPGQLSGGQQQRVAIARSLCMKPKIMLFDEPTSALDPEMVKEVLDTMVSLAEDGMTMLCVTHEMGFARQVANRVIFMDQGQIVEQNSPQEFFDNPQHERTKLFLSQILH, encoded by the coding sequence ATGGCAGAAACCCAAGCAAAAAAACTGGCCGTTTCGGCAACCGACGTTGCAATCGAAATCGTCGGCATGAACAAGTGGTACGGCGATTTCCACGTGCTGCGCGACATCAACCTCAAGGTCATGCGCGGCGAGCGCATCGTCATTGCCGGCCCTTCCGGTTCCGGCAAGTCGACCATGATCCGCTGCATCAACCGTCTGGAAGAACACCAGTCGGGCAACATCTTCGTTGACGGTATCGAACTCACCAACGACCTGAAGAAGATCGATGAAGTGCGTCGCGAAGTCGGCATGGTGTTCCAGCACTTCAACCTCTTCCCGCATCTGACGATCCTGGAAAACTGCACGCTGGCACCGATCTGGGTTCGCAAGATGCCGAAGAAGGAGGCCGAGGAAGTGGCGATGCACTACCTCAAGCGCGTCAAGATCCCCGAGCAGGCCAACAAATATCCCGGTCAGCTTTCCGGTGGTCAGCAGCAGCGTGTGGCAATCGCCCGCTCGCTGTGCATGAAGCCGAAGATCATGCTGTTCGACGAACCGACCTCGGCACTTGACCCGGAAATGGTCAAGGAAGTGCTGGATACGATGGTGAGCCTTGCCGAAGACGGCATGACCATGCTGTGCGTGACCCACGAAATGGGTTTTGCTCGTCAGGTGGCAAACCGGGTGATCTTCATGGATCAGGGCCAGATCGTCGAACAGAACT